One genomic region from Flagellimonas oceani encodes:
- the polA gene encoding DNA polymerase I: MSDQKRLFLLDAYALIFRGYYALIKNPRINSKGMDTSAIMGFMNSLFDVIKREQPDHLAVAFDKGGSVERTEMFEEYKANRDETPDAIRIAVPYIQQILQAMKIPIVELEGYEADDLIGTVAKQAEKENYKVFMVTPDKDFGQLVSENIFMYRPARMGNGIEIWGIPEVQKRFGVKRPEQVIDYLGMMGDASDNIPGLPGVGDKTAKKFIEQFDSMEGLLANTDQLKGKMKEKVEENAELGRLSRKLAEIKTDCDVKFEAEDYEMCPPDAEKVQEIFEELEFRRLKDQFIKLFTEEAEATTQVTSTKTAKEEAKVAGSGQFTLFGGDPTEAAATLKDVNSRMTIGDVPHLYQNVQEGLGMELFLELLMKQPSVCFDTETTSLNPLEAELVGIAFSWSPGKGFYVPFPDNRNDAQPLIEKLRPFFESEDIEKVGQNLKYDIKVMKNYGVEVKGRLFDTMLAHYLINPDMRHNMDVLAETYLNYTPISITELIGKKGKNQLSMRDVPLEKQTEYAVEDADITFQLGLKFTPELKDAHTDKLFSDIEIPLLRVLADMELEGINLNESYLNDLSAALETDIAELEKKIYEDAGEEFNIASPKQLGDILFGKLKLVDKPKKTKTGQFSTSEDVLSYLAKDHEIIKNVLDYRGLAKLKSTYVDALPNEVQKKTGRVHTDYMQTVAATGRLSSNNPNLQNIPIRTERGRQVRKAFIPRDENYVLLAADYSQIELRIIAALSEEDTMISAFKNGEDIHASTASRVFNVPIDKVTREQRSNAKTVNFGIIYGVSAFGLSNQTDLTRAEAKELIDTYYKTYPKLRNYMSELVDFARDNGYVQTVLGRRRYLKDINAGNQVVRGAAERNAVNAPIQGSAADIIKIAMINIHKKLSEGNYKTKMLLQVHDELVFDCYKPELEEMKELIKSEMEHAYKLSVPLDVEVGIGENWLEAH; the protein is encoded by the coding sequence TTTATGAACTCCCTTTTTGATGTGATCAAACGGGAACAGCCCGACCATTTGGCCGTTGCGTTTGACAAAGGCGGTAGTGTGGAACGCACCGAAATGTTCGAAGAATACAAAGCCAACCGCGATGAAACACCCGATGCCATCCGCATTGCGGTGCCCTATATCCAACAAATTTTACAGGCCATGAAAATCCCGATCGTAGAACTGGAAGGTTACGAAGCGGATGACCTTATTGGAACTGTGGCCAAACAGGCCGAAAAGGAAAACTATAAAGTTTTTATGGTAACGCCCGATAAGGATTTTGGTCAGTTGGTCAGCGAAAACATTTTTATGTACCGTCCTGCTAGAATGGGCAACGGTATAGAGATCTGGGGCATTCCCGAAGTACAAAAGCGCTTTGGCGTTAAGCGCCCCGAACAGGTAATCGATTACTTGGGGATGATGGGCGATGCCAGTGACAATATTCCAGGATTGCCCGGGGTTGGCGATAAGACCGCAAAAAAATTTATCGAGCAGTTCGATTCCATGGAAGGACTGTTGGCCAATACGGACCAACTCAAGGGCAAAATGAAGGAGAAGGTAGAGGAAAATGCCGAATTGGGAAGGTTGTCCAGAAAATTGGCCGAAATCAAGACCGATTGTGATGTAAAGTTTGAGGCCGAAGATTACGAAATGTGTCCTCCCGATGCCGAAAAGGTCCAAGAGATATTTGAGGAACTCGAATTTCGCAGGTTGAAGGACCAATTCATCAAACTGTTTACGGAAGAGGCCGAAGCCACCACTCAAGTAACCAGCACAAAAACGGCCAAAGAAGAAGCAAAAGTGGCCGGTAGTGGTCAATTTACCTTGTTCGGTGGCGACCCAACCGAGGCCGCAGCGACCCTTAAGGATGTGAACAGCCGTATGACCATCGGCGATGTGCCGCATCTTTACCAGAATGTACAGGAAGGATTGGGCATGGAGCTCTTTTTGGAACTATTGATGAAACAACCTTCGGTATGTTTTGATACGGAGACCACTTCCCTTAATCCTTTGGAGGCGGAGTTGGTAGGAATTGCATTTAGCTGGTCGCCCGGCAAAGGGTTCTATGTGCCCTTCCCCGACAACAGGAACGATGCACAACCACTGATTGAAAAACTACGTCCGTTCTTTGAATCGGAAGACATTGAAAAAGTGGGGCAAAACTTGAAGTACGATATCAAAGTGATGAAAAATTATGGTGTGGAAGTGAAGGGACGATTGTTCGATACCATGCTGGCCCACTACCTCATCAACCCGGATATGCGGCATAACATGGACGTACTTGCGGAAACTTATCTCAATTACACGCCCATTTCCATTACCGAACTTATAGGTAAAAAGGGCAAGAACCAACTCAGTATGCGCGATGTTCCTTTGGAAAAACAAACGGAATATGCGGTGGAGGATGCCGATATCACCTTTCAATTAGGGTTGAAATTTACCCCGGAACTCAAAGATGCCCATACGGATAAACTGTTTTCGGATATAGAAATCCCATTGCTTCGCGTACTGGCGGACATGGAACTGGAGGGCATCAATTTGAACGAAAGTTACCTAAACGATCTATCGGCCGCACTTGAGACCGATATTGCGGAACTGGAGAAGAAAATCTATGAAGATGCTGGCGAGGAATTCAATATTGCCTCTCCCAAACAATTGGGCGACATCCTATTTGGCAAGTTAAAACTGGTGGACAAACCGAAAAAGACCAAAACAGGCCAGTTTTCCACTTCGGAAGATGTGTTGTCCTACTTGGCGAAGGACCATGAAATTATAAAGAATGTATTGGATTACCGGGGATTGGCCAAATTAAAGAGCACCTACGTGGATGCCTTGCCCAACGAGGTCCAGAAAAAAACAGGCCGGGTTCATACGGATTACATGCAGACCGTGGCCGCTACGGGCCGTTTGAGCAGCAACAATCCAAACCTTCAAAATATTCCCATCCGTACCGAGCGGGGACGACAAGTGCGGAAGGCGTTCATCCCGCGGGATGAAAATTATGTGCTCTTGGCCGCGGATTACTCCCAGATTGAATTGCGTATCATTGCCGCATTAAGCGAAGAGGACACGATGATTTCGGCCTTTAAGAATGGAGAGGACATTCACGCTTCCACCGCATCAAGGGTGTTCAACGTGCCGATTGATAAAGTGACCCGCGAACAGCGTAGCAACGCCAAAACGGTGAACTTTGGGATTATTTACGGGGTATCGGCCTTTGGGTTGAGCAATCAAACGGATTTGACACGTGCCGAAGCCAAGGAACTCATTGACACTTATTACAAAACCTACCCAAAATTGCGCAATTACATGAGCGAACTGGTAGATTTTGCCCGTGATAACGGCTATGTGCAAACGGTACTGGGCCGTCGCAGATATTTAAAAGATATTAATGCAGGGAACCAAGTGGTGCGCGGAGCTGCGGAACGCAACGCGGTGAATGCGCCGATACAGGGAAGTGCGGCGGACATTATCAAAATTGCGATGATCAACATCCATAAAAAGCTTTCCGAAGGCAACTACAAGACCAAGATGTTGCTACAGGTGCACGATGAATTGGTGTTCGATTGCTACAAACCCGAGTTGGAAGAAATGAAAGAACTCATTAAATCGGAAATGGAGCACGCCTACAAACTCTCCGTGCCGTTGGATGTGGAAGTAGGGATTGGTGAGAATTGGTTGGAGGCGCATTGA